From a region of the Lactuca sativa cultivar Salinas chromosome 4, Lsat_Salinas_v11, whole genome shotgun sequence genome:
- the LOC111899702 gene encoding uncharacterized protein LOC111899702, translating to MFSPTCDVLLKIIKDGTGPIKGDADSAYEAITTFEFIFVLHLEKEIMEITDLPCQALQRQSQDICNALRLVASTKLLLQKMKDEIWDGLLSLVMSFFQERNIDTPDMSSPYFSTGARACNEHSDHTLEHHYRVDIFYEAINCQLIELNHRLNNISTEMLRLSTTLDPKSVVEPFRSGDVIKLVEKFYPEDFNEQEKVLLKIQLQDYKIDVIQHVDYKLLTSISELCQWLIKTKRVANFDLIYQVVSLILTLPVSTATTEMSFLAMNLIKTRLRNKMEDEFLNDSMVLHFERELAEKISLDTIVQDLKNAKDRHVPL from the coding sequence ATGTTTAGTCCAACTTGTGACGTTTTACTTAAAATTATTAAAGATGGCACCGGTCCAATCAAAGGCGACGCAGATTCAGCATATGAGGCTATTACTACATTTGAGTTCATTTTTGTTCTTCATCTTGAGAAAGAAATAATGGAGATTACCGATTTACCTTGTCAAGCTTTACAAAGACAATCTCAAGATATTTGTAATGCATTGAGGCTAGTTGCATCCACCAAATTGTTATTGCAAAAAATGAAAGATGAAATATGGGATGGTTTGTTGTCTCTTGTTATGTCGTTTTTTCAGGAACGCAACATTGATACCCCTGATATGTCTTCTCCATACTTTAGTACAGGGGCTCGAGCATGTAATGAGCATAGTGATCATACACTTGAGCATCATTACCGGGTGGATATATTTTATGAAGCAATTAATTGTCAATTAATTGAACTAAATCATCGATTAAATAATATATCAACGGAGATGCTTCGACTTTCAACAACTTTAGATCCTAAAAGTGTCGTTGAGCCTTTTCGAAGTGGTGATGTGATTAAGTTAGTAGAGAAGTTTTATCCCGAAGATTTCAATGAACAAGAGAAAGTACTTTTGAAGATACAACTTCAAGATTATAAGATTGATGTCATTCAACATGTAGATTATAAACTATTGACATCTATATCAGAATTGTGTCAATGGTTGATAAAGACAAAAAGAGTGGCGAACTTTGATCTTATTTATCAAGTAGTGAGTCTCATACTTACTCTTCCAGTTTCTACTGCTACAACGGAGATGTCATTTTTGGCAATGAACCTCATTAAAACAAGGTTACGGAATAAAATGGAAGACGAGTTTTTGAATGACTCAATGGTTTTGCACTTCGAACGAGAACTTGCTGAAAAGATTAGTTTAGACACAATTGTACAAGACTTAAAAAATGCAAAAGATCGTCACGTTCCACTTTGA